In the Pseudomonas sp. DTU_2021_1001937_2_SI_NGA_ILE_001 genome, one interval contains:
- the moaA gene encoding GTP 3',8-cyclase MoaA: protein MAESVLMDRFARKVDYLRLSVTDRCDFRCVYCMAEDMTFLPRQQILSLEELYQVAESFVALGTRKIRLTGGEPLVRSGIVGLCERIAALPGLRELCLTTNGSQLGKLAAPLYQAGVRRLNISLDSLDPQRFRELTRTGDLQQVIAGIDAAIAAGFTHTKLNCVVMQGRNDHEINDLVAFAAERQLDISFIEEMPLGAISEHSRKEAFFSSEAVRQRIAERYTLLPSTESTQGPSRYWRVAEAPAIRIGFISPHSHNFCATCNRVRLTVEGRLLLCLGNEHSADLKAVLRANPGQPQVLREAIVQAMQLKPWSHDFRLDDEVQVVRFMNMTGG, encoded by the coding sequence ATGGCTGAATCCGTCCTGATGGACCGTTTTGCACGCAAGGTCGACTATCTGCGCCTGTCGGTGACGGATCGTTGCGACTTTCGCTGCGTGTACTGCATGGCCGAAGACATGACCTTCCTGCCCCGCCAGCAGATCCTCAGCCTTGAAGAGCTCTACCAGGTTGCCGAAAGCTTCGTCGCCCTGGGCACCCGCAAGATCCGCCTGACCGGCGGCGAACCCCTGGTACGCTCCGGCATCGTCGGCCTGTGCGAGCGCATCGCCGCCCTGCCCGGCCTGCGCGAACTGTGCCTGACCACCAACGGCTCTCAACTGGGCAAACTGGCCGCGCCGCTGTATCAGGCCGGGGTACGGCGCCTGAACATCAGCCTCGACAGCCTCGACCCGCAACGCTTCCGTGAATTGACCCGTACCGGCGACCTGCAGCAGGTCATCGCCGGCATCGATGCCGCCATCGCCGCCGGTTTCACCCATACCAAGCTCAACTGCGTGGTCATGCAAGGCCGCAACGATCACGAGATCAACGACCTGGTGGCGTTTGCCGCCGAACGCCAGCTGGACATCTCCTTCATCGAAGAAATGCCCCTGGGCGCGATCAGCGAGCACAGCCGCAAGGAAGCTTTCTTTTCCAGCGAAGCGGTGCGCCAGCGTATCGCCGAGCGCTACACGCTGCTGCCCTCCACCGAGTCGACCCAGGGCCCGTCGCGCTACTGGCGCGTCGCCGAGGCACCGGCCATCCGCATCGGCTTCATCTCGCCGCACAGCCATAACTTCTGCGCCACCTGCAACCGCGTACGACTCACCGTCGAAGGCCGCCTGCTGTTGTGCCTGGGCAACGAGCATTCGGCCGACCTGAAAGCCGTGCTGCGCGCCAACCCCGGCCAGCCGCAAGTGCTGCGCGAGGCCATCGTCCAGGCCATGCAGCTCAAGCCCTGGAGCCACGATTTCCGGCTCGATGATGAAGTACAGGTCGTGCGTTTCATGAACATGACCGGCGGCTGA